The Nitrospirota bacterium DNA segment TATGCCAACCTTGTCCCTCTTGAAATCAATAATCCTGTATGCCCTTTTATGCCCCCCACCTCTGTGCCAGACTGTAACACAGCCTGTGTTATTTCTACCCCCGCTGCTTTTTAATGGCCTTAGAAGGGGCTTATACGGCTTTTTCTCTGTCAGGTCAGAAAAATCTGAACTGCTTTTAAATCTCTGGCCAGGTGATGTTGGTTTGTATAGTTTTATTGCCATTTACACACCCTCAAGAAAGTCTAATTTTTCACCCTTTTTCAGGGTTACTATAGCCTTTTTCCAATCAGGCCTTTTACCTTCATGCTTTCCAAGACGTTTTTTCTTACCCATGCAATTGATAGTTGCAACCCTATCTACCTTTACTTTAAAAGTTTCTTCCACCGCTTTCTTAATCTCCATCTTATTGGCGTCTCTTGCCACTTTAAAAAGAACCTTATTGTCCGCCTCTTTGAGTTTATTGCCCTTTTCTGTAAGAAGAGGTTTAACAAGGATATCGTAATATTTTCTCATCCTATATAAACCTCCATCATCTTCTCTACTGCCCCTTTAGTCAAAAGGAGCCTGCTGTGAGTCAATATGCCGTAAGGATTTAATTCCTCAACCCTCTCTATTTTCACATCAGGGATGTTTCTGGCAGCAAGTTCAAGAGCTCTATCCTTTTCTGGTATTACAATTAAAATTGAGCCTGTCAGCCCAAGACTGTTCAATATTGAGATTAGCCTTTTTGTCTTCGGTTCTGGCATGGATAAATCCTCTACTACAGTGACCTCTCCGTCTGAAAACTTAGCAGATAGGGCTGAATTAAGGGCAATCCACCTGACTTTCTTGGGTAGTTTGTAGGAATAAGCTCTCGGCTGAGGGCCAAAAACAATACCCCCACCCCTCCATATGGGAGAGCGGTTGCTGCCTGCCCTTGCCCTGCCTGTACCTTTCTGTTTCCACGGTTTTTTCCCTCCACCGCTCACAAGCCCTTTTGTTTTGGTCGAAGCAGTCCCCTGCCTCTGATTTGCAAGGTAATTTCGCACAACTTCATGCAGCATATCTTTTCTAACCTCTGCAGAAAAGATATCCTGGGGCAAATCTATTTTGCCCACAGGCTTATTTTCCTTATTAAGCAGCGCTATCTCCGGCATCAATCAACCTTCCGGTCACTCTTTCATTTCCCATATGGCCTGGCAAACCTGTATTTTTCCACACCCTCGATGGGAAAGAGCTTTGCCCTATAGAACCAGGTGCCCTGTTAAACATTGAACCATGCGAGCCAGGCCCGCCATGATAGTGGTGTCTCTTCATAACACCCTGAAAACCCTTTCCTTTCGACATCCCTGTCACTGAAACCCTGTCACCCTTTCCAAAAATATCAACCTTTATATCATCCCCTACCTTAAAGCCGGTTGACACTTTTACTTCTCTGAGTAACCGATAAGGTGGGAGGGATGCCTTCTTGAAGTGTCCAAGACGGCCCTTAGGTACCTTCTTTTCTTTTCTAATTTCGTCAAAACCAAGCTGGATAGCTTCATAGCCATCCCTTTCATCAGTCTTTACCTGAACCACTTTACATGGCCCTGCCTCTATAACAGTAACAGGTACAATGCGCCCATCTTCGTTAAAAATCTGGGTCATGCCCAATTTCTTTCCTAAAATGCCTGTCATAACTTTATCTCCACATCAACTCCTGCAGCAAGATCCAGTTTCATCAACGCATCAACAGTCTGGGGCGTTGGGTCCAGTATATCTATCAATCTCTTGTGAGTTCTTATCTCAAACTGTTCTCTTGATTTTTTATCAACATGCGGAGACCTGAGGACAGTAATCTTATGAATCCTGGTCGGCAGGGGTATAGGACCGGATATTTTTGCCCCTGTCCTTTTAGCAGTATCAACAATTTCCAGGACAGACTGATCCAACACCCTGTGATCATAAGACCTTAGCTTTATCCTTATCTTTTGATTCATAGTCTTTAGTTGTCAGGGATCAGGGTTCAGTTGTCAGCCTGAAAACTGTCAACTGATAACTGACACCTGCCTTATTCAATTACCTCAGTTACGACTCCTGCCCCTACTGTCCTGCCACCCTCTCTTATGGCAAATCTCAATTCCTTCTCCATTGCTATCGGCGTTATCAGCTCTACTACCAGGTTTGTGTTATCTCCTGGCATTACCATCTCCACTCCCTCA contains these protein-coding regions:
- a CDS encoding 50S ribosomal protein L23; the protein is MRKYYDILVKPLLTEKGNKLKEADNKVLFKVARDANKMEIKKAVEETFKVKVDRVATINCMGKKKRLGKHEGKRPDWKKAIVTLKKGEKLDFLEGV
- the rplD gene encoding 50S ribosomal protein L4; the protein is MPEIALLNKENKPVGKIDLPQDIFSAEVRKDMLHEVVRNYLANQRQGTASTKTKGLVSGGGKKPWKQKGTGRARAGSNRSPIWRGGGIVFGPQPRAYSYKLPKKVRWIALNSALSAKFSDGEVTVVEDLSMPEPKTKRLISILNSLGLTGSILIVIPEKDRALELAARNIPDVKIERVEELNPYGILTHSRLLLTKGAVEKMMEVYIG
- the rplC gene encoding 50S ribosomal protein L3, with protein sequence MTGILGKKLGMTQIFNEDGRIVPVTVIEAGPCKVVQVKTDERDGYEAIQLGFDEIRKEKKVPKGRLGHFKKASLPPYRLLREVKVSTGFKVGDDIKVDIFGKGDRVSVTGMSKGKGFQGVMKRHHYHGGPGSHGSMFNRAPGSIGQSSFPSRVWKNTGLPGHMGNERVTGRLIDAGDSAA
- the rpsJ gene encoding 30S ribosomal protein S10, with amino-acid sequence MNQKIRIKLRSYDHRVLDQSVLEIVDTAKRTGAKISGPIPLPTRIHKITVLRSPHVDKKSREQFEIRTHKRLIDILDPTPQTVDALMKLDLAAGVDVEIKL
- the tuf gene encoding elongation factor Tu (EF-Tu; promotes GTP-dependent binding of aminoacyl-tRNA to the A-site of ribosomes during protein biosynthesis; when the tRNA anticodon matches the mRNA codon, GTP hydrolysis results; the inactive EF-Tu-GDP leaves the ribosome and release of GDP is promoted by elongation factor Ts; many prokaryotes have two copies of the gene encoding EF-Tu), whose translation is EGVEMVMPGDNTNLVVELITPIAMEKELRFAIREGGRTVGAGVVTEVIE